One Armatimonadota bacterium genomic window carries:
- a CDS encoding gfo/Idh/MocA family oxidoreductase, which translates to MSKPVLNVGLIGYQFMGKAHSNAYRQANHFFDLPAEINMHTICGRNEAAVSKAAETYGWKNYETDWRKVVANPEIDIIDVSTPGNTHAEIAIAAAKAGKAVWCEKPIGNTLQEAKDMLDAVLQAKVAHAVFHNYRKAPAVALVKKMIEEGKLGTIYHFRAVYLQDWIADPNFPLVWRLQKEVAGSGTHGDINAHIIDLARHLIGEFDEVCGMLHTFIKKRPLAGEIDDKLGAKASDKMGDVTVDDAAMFLAKFKNGALGTFEATRFAVGRKNKNSFEINGSKGSVVFNLEKMNELEYYNNDDPSDLHGFRLIQATEANHPYAGHYWPVGHIIGYEHTFVNLVADAVTNMVEGKPISPDFVDGYENQRVLDAVEQSHDKRTWVKL; encoded by the coding sequence ATGTCCAAACCAGTTCTCAATGTCGGTCTGATCGGATACCAATTCATGGGGAAGGCGCACAGCAACGCCTACCGCCAAGCCAACCACTTCTTCGACCTGCCAGCGGAGATCAACATGCACACCATCTGCGGCCGAAACGAAGCTGCGGTGAGCAAGGCGGCCGAAACCTACGGCTGGAAGAACTACGAAACCGATTGGCGCAAGGTCGTGGCGAACCCGGAGATCGATATCATCGACGTTTCGACGCCCGGCAACACCCACGCGGAGATCGCCATCGCCGCCGCGAAGGCAGGCAAGGCCGTGTGGTGCGAAAAGCCGATTGGTAACACGCTGCAGGAGGCTAAGGACATGCTCGACGCAGTCCTGCAGGCGAAGGTCGCCCACGCCGTCTTCCACAACTACCGCAAGGCACCAGCGGTCGCGCTGGTCAAGAAGATGATCGAAGAGGGCAAGCTCGGCACAATCTACCATTTCCGGGCCGTGTACCTGCAGGACTGGATCGCCGACCCGAACTTTCCGCTCGTTTGGCGACTGCAAAAGGAAGTCGCTGGCTCGGGCACGCATGGCGACATCAACGCGCACATCATCGACTTGGCTCGCCACCTGATCGGCGAGTTCGATGAAGTGTGCGGCATGCTTCACACGTTCATTAAGAAGCGACCACTGGCGGGCGAGATCGACGATAAGCTGGGTGCAAAGGCAAGCGACAAGATGGGCGATGTGACCGTCGACGACGCAGCCATGTTCCTCGCCAAGTTCAAGAACGGCGCTCTCGGCACCTTCGAGGCGACGCGATTTGCGGTTGGACGCAAGAACAAAAACTCCTTTGAAATCAACGGATCGAAGGGCTCAGTGGTGTTCAATCTCGAAAAGATGAATGAGCTTGAATACTATAACAACGATGACCCTTCCGACCTGCATGGATTCCGGCTCATCCAGGCCACCGAAGCCAACCATCCTTACGCCGGACACTACTGGCCGGTCGGGCACATTATCGGCTACGAGCACACCTTTGTGAACCTGGTTGCGGATGCAGTGACCAACATGGTCGAGGGCAAGCCGATTTCACCCGATTTCGTGGACGGATACGAGAATCAGCGTGTTCTGGACGCGGTCGAGCAGAGCCACGACAAGCGCACCTGGGTCAAGCTGTAG
- a CDS encoding acetyl-CoA carboxylase carboxyltransferase subunit alpha: MSAKNHNEWESELTELEKFIVNAKERARKEQNESDKALLEDQIVKLEDGRDKFLKALYTNVGDWEKVLIARAEKRPYTLDYVTALFQDFVELQGDRNGFADNAIIGGPATFDGRPVMIVGHQKGRNIQERQFRNFAMAKPEGYRKAIRLFEMAERFNMPVISFVDTPAADPGVESESRGISEAIAASIMKMFELSVPTIAVVIGEGGSGGAIGIAASSKVLMLQYSVYSVIPPEGCAAILWRMPERGAEAARALKLTAESAHSFGLIDGILPEPVGGAHRNPIETFATVKEAIAKNLAELEKMTPEQVREARFAKFRKMGQFDSV, encoded by the coding sequence ATGAGCGCGAAGAACCACAACGAGTGGGAAAGCGAGCTGACCGAGCTCGAAAAGTTTATTGTGAACGCCAAAGAGCGAGCGCGGAAGGAGCAGAACGAGTCGGACAAGGCGTTGCTGGAAGACCAGATCGTGAAGCTGGAAGACGGGCGCGACAAGTTCCTGAAGGCGCTGTACACCAACGTGGGCGACTGGGAGAAGGTGCTGATCGCGCGGGCGGAAAAGCGACCCTACACACTTGACTACGTGACGGCGCTATTCCAAGATTTCGTCGAGCTTCAGGGCGACCGAAACGGCTTCGCCGACAATGCGATCATCGGCGGTCCAGCGACATTTGACGGCCGTCCGGTGATGATCGTTGGCCACCAGAAGGGACGCAACATTCAGGAACGCCAGTTCCGCAATTTCGCAATGGCCAAGCCCGAAGGCTACCGCAAGGCGATCCGTCTGTTCGAGATGGCCGAAAGGTTCAACATGCCTGTCATCAGCTTTGTGGATACGCCCGCCGCTGACCCAGGCGTCGAAAGCGAGTCCCGCGGGATTTCGGAAGCAATCGCCGCGTCGATCATGAAGATGTTCGAGCTTTCGGTGCCGACCATCGCGGTCGTCATCGGTGAGGGCGGCTCGGGCGGAGCGATCGGAATTGCGGCCTCGTCGAAGGTGCTGATGCTTCAATACTCGGTTTACAGCGTCATTCCGCCTGAAGGCTGCGCGGCGATCTTGTGGCGAATGCCGGAGCGCGGCGCCGAAGCGGCGCGAGCGCTGAAGCTGACGGCGGAAAGCGCGCACTCATTCGGACTCATCGACGGCATTCTGCCGGAGCCGGTCGGTGGAGCGCATCGCAACCCGATTGAGACATTTGCGACGGTGAAGGAAGCGATTGCCAAGAACTTGGCTGAATTGGAAAAGATGACGCCGGAGCAGGTTCGAGAAGCGCGATTCGCGAAGTTCCGCAAAATGGGCCAGTTCGACTCGGTTTAG